tcatattaattTGCATTAATTGTGCATTTTGCTTTTAAACTAATGGTCAAAAGACATAGTATACAACATTTGGATAAGCCCTCAATTTAATATGAACCTAAACATGTTTACGCTTCAACTTTACAGTAGATAGATGGACGAATATACATTGATGGGAATTCAGTGACCGTCATCAGCACCGCAACGACATAAAATGTACCTCGTTCTCTGCCAGCAAAGTGGAGAACTCGCTCTTCTCAAGAATGATCATGTCCTTCTTCACAGATGAAATCTGAGACATCACACGCTGCAGCATTATCTCCTGCCAAAAATCACACAACGCATACTagagttaaaacaaacactaaATACTGCAAATGCAAACCTTCATTTGGTGAATCACTGGGCATGAGTCAAAACTCTTTGGAAGCAATTTACTAATATGGAATAATTGTAAATAATTCACTTAACTGACGTTGTAGTGACTGAGTCCAATAAATAAGGTCTCTACTGGTTGCTGATTGAGCTTTGTTTAGACGTGTACTCGTAATTAAATGAAATCTGTCTTTCAATACATTTTCCAAACAGACTTTCAACCAAAACAAATTTCAAAAAGCGTCAAGCAGTCAACAGAAACTCTGATTACTGGCCTGAACTAAATTTGTCTTTGAAAAACCCCAGTCGTCAACACACATCCCGTTCTCCTCAGGACGAATATACACTGGAAATTACAAATCAAATGTATGTTCCAACAGACATTATAACTCTTCTTTTGTTCACTATGGTTTAATAGTTAGACAGCTACAATCTCTTTGCACAATGTGAAATAAGACATCCCTGTTTCTGGCACTAAATTTCAAAAACTGCGCAAAATCATATTTATATCTACAGCAGAAGTTTTAAGTATTGAATTTGTTGCCATAAAGGTGTGCACAAAAACctttcacattaaaatacaaaatatatatttgtcttttattgCAGTGAAATGGATAAAATGTGCCATATCCGGGTgctatttatttcatattatataAATTCCTACTTCgaataaaacaaaatggagATGGTGAAGTTATGAAATGTCAgctaaaatttgaattattttcataaacaaaTACTGTTCCACATAATTACTAATCATGTGCTTGACTAAAAAGTTAACCCTGTGTGATCATGGTTCAAATGCACAAGATACAAACCTGCTGCACTTTGGTGACCATGTCGTTATAGATGACGTCCATGTTGGAGGCGGTCATCCTCACCAGCACTTTCACCATCACCTCAGCTTGCTGAGTTGTGAAACCtgttgatgtttaaaaaaatacatattgatGAGAGAAATCACCAGAGGTTATCAACTCAGAACAAGTAAAATGAGGCAACAGAAGAAGCCAAACCATTGTCTTCAAAGAGTCGTACCACCGCATGTGTGTCAAAAAACAGCTTCCTGCCTTCAGAGTTAGGTACTTCTGGTTTCAGATCGTACTGGAAGGTTCTGACGGAGGTGCTCAGCTCTGAAATCCACATAGAAGAGATGGTGgttacaaaaaaaagttattaccAAACTTTTAGCTTCAGCCATTTCCCCCTTTGTCTCATTTTTGCATTCCTtacaatatatgtttttaaatggttgTCACAGATTTCACACTTTATTAATACTTACTATATCAAACTAGACatagtgtttatgttttactgGATTAACTAGTAACTAAAGAACATTGACATTAGTAACAAAATGTTATACTGATTTAACAAAATCTGAAACTTCACATAATGTCCATTAGAATCAGAGCAAACATGAGCAGTGATCAGGTAAGGGTTGGACAGGTTGaactaaatttaaaatgtaaacagttcatatgcacacacacacacacacacacacacacacacacacacacacacacacacacttggtgcATATTGCATAAACACTGTTTATGCGGGTAAAGGTTTCTAATGAAAACATGCAGGATCAGGGTCTGGCTTTACACTCACTTGTATATAAGAGCTGTAACCATAGAAGTGTGTAGTTTGTAATCTGTGGACGTAATACTTTGTTTGTTGGTCTATAATTGTATGTCTTTTCTTTACTGTGTCTATATTCCTCATAAAAATTAGGGGATCTGCctaatgataaaatatatttatactgaATGTCAGGTGGGGTGTGTTCATAGTGTATCACAGAGAGTGGATGAGCATTAATACTAGTGAAAAGTGTAATGAGCAGAGGTGACCAGGCCTTTTCTGTCAGGACTCCCACCTCTAACAAACTCTTGAGCCTCTTTTAAatgtctcttaaaaatacattttatgtgtgctttctcctcattttttatctcactttatattctaatatttatatCATGTTTCATTTTATCTTGTTTCTACTCTTTTCTCATTTGTAACACTTTTGTTTAATTCTGTATCTATGCACAAATGCTGTGTGATCTTTAAATTGTCTTTGAATCGTTTCTTATCCTCTTATCGTGTCCTTGGTTTGACTTACATTTTAAAGGTGATATATAAGTAAAGCAGTTTTTTTCCCAATATTATCATATTGACCAGTATAATGAGGTGTGGTTATGGTGTGCTGCATTTGACCTCTCTGACCTGTAGAGGACTTTTATTTTGCCATTCATTCGACAGAGCTGATTTGACGATACAAGTTATTTGTTTTGCGGCAGTGTCTTTATGTTCAGTGTTGATCCTCCTTCAGTTACCTCTGACAGACATGTGTGCCCCGGCGGAACCTGTGAGATCCTCGGTCCCAGCAGCTCGCCTCTGTCCCCGCGGCTGCTCCTCAAAGCCGCACCGAGCTGCCGCAGCGAAACCCCGGAGACTCCGTGATGTGTTCACGGTCGCCACGGTGGCGGAGGACCTGCCCGCTCTGTTCCGGTTANNNNNNNNNNNNNNNNNNNNNNNNNNNNNNNNNNNNNNNNNNNNNNNNNNNNNNNNNNNNNNNNNNNNNNNNNNNNNNNNNNNNNNNNNNNNNNNNNNNNNNNNNNNNNNNNNNNNNNNNNNNNNNNNNNNNNNNNNNNNNNNNNNNNNNNNNNNNNNNNNNNNNNNNNNNNNNNNNNNNNNNNNNNNNNNNNNNNNNNNGTATCCACTATTTTGGCAACTAGATAGTATAAAGAAgaggagacacgtcgtccatctttatataagtAGTATATAGTTCTACATGCTTGGAAGGGTACTTGGGTAATCTGcagcttcaccactagatgtatagcacttatctgaACAAGGTTACAAGGTTAGGTGTCCCTTAATCCTACCAACTGAGCCTTTAATGTAACAATTTTGCACTAAAGCAAATTAAAACTGTCCACAGCGAAATCTTTGTTAAACACCATCTCAAATAAAAAACCCACGTTGctcatcaataaatataaataaaaagcaacacaatgttttATCAAAGGGGAAACTTTTATAAAGCTTAAATCTACGGCACAgattatatacacacacacaacacttaaTCCCAAAAATTTCATTGGAAATGAATATTTAGTTTATACAGTAAATCAACTACAAGCGTCAGCACCTATATATCATCTTGATGGCAATAAGGAATTAAATGTGTGGTCTTTGTGGTTTCACAAATTGTTCCTTCCTGTATCACAAAGAGAACATACTGAATGGGAACAAAGCTAAAAACAAGCTCCATCTTTTTACAGTTAGttaagtaaaataaacattCGCCCTAttataatttaagaaaatatgTATCACTTCTAATTGGCAGCATCATGTTTTTATGGTTACTTTGTTCAACAAAGATAATGTAAAGTATGTTGCAGCTTTGCATTCATTGCAACAAATGGCAAAAAGTTAGCATccagttttatttcagtgtgtttctgtggccaAATATCATATGCACTAGTAAATAATTGAATTGCCTTTACAAAATGCAACACTTGCCATTTGTGTACAGTGTTACTGAAGTGGTTGTGACATTTTGCTCATGAGAAGAAGACAACACAGACAGATAAAGTGGCTGCCAACAGAACAACTGCCATCAGCAGTGAGAGCACAAAGATGAGGCTTCGCTGGCAGAGGGGCTGGTGTCCAGGCTGCTCCTCGTCCACAGAGAGCAGAGCCAGGGAGGCGCTGTCGCTGCTGCTGAGTGGGTCTGCGTACTGCGGCCCTCGAGGCTCCACCATCCAGCGCAGCACGTTGACCTTCATCTCCATGTCGTCGATCATGTGGTCGATGTGGctgatctcctgctccatgGCGCCGCGCTCCTGGATCTCCAGGCCGGCATCTGGGGCTGCAGTCTGGGCCTGGTTCAGGTCTGGCAGACTGAGCGCCCGAGCTGCAACCTCACTGCCTCCTCCTGAAATGGCCAAAATGAAATCTGGTGCTTTAGTCTGTACAGTGCTGAGTTCAACTGTTGCACAAACCTCACAGAACAAATAGTTAGTATCTGAGAAATGATtattaaaaactgaagaaaatgTCACCAATTGTCACAGTCCTGTGTGTATTCAAATGTCATTCTGCAACATGCTGTTCACAATGACTAATCATTCCCCACTGCTTTTTCATTGTATACAATGACTCATAgagttatatatttattatctatAGCAAGAATTAATAGGATTGAAGAGGCATATATGTCTGTGCTTCACGCAGGGAAATGCAGCTACACCTGATATTCACAATTGCACTGAACATTAACATGATTAACATTGCAGGAAAGTTACTCACACAGATAAACATATTCATGCCGacagattattatttttgtttcaaacTCGTATTCAAAAGGTTTATGTCAGCTGCTACATAATTTATCTCTTGCTATTTATATTGAAACATTTAGGCAATCAAACCACTGAATAACCAAAACTTGAGCCTGATCAACCATTCTGCTAGATTTAATTGTAGGTGTTTTCATGTACTACACGTGGctacatacattacattactgaAACCGATTTCAATTTGTTTCTACTGTATGCATGTTCTTGTATGTTattgtttgctgtgtttaagattttttttttatttatgtgtgagCGTAATATGTGCCTAatggtgaataaataaataaatgacaaatgcACTATTATGGACAGCACTACACAGATGAGTGGCACTAGAAAATCCCACATGATACGTGcacggagaaaaaaaaacatctcagtCCTGATGCCTGATCGAGAACTTGTTCCAGGCATTTCAACAGGATAAAATCAAGTGAGATCTACTGACGTGAGCAGCTTTGGGGGAAGCCACAGCAGCTTTCGAAGAAAACATGGACGAAAGCAACAGCAAGACACGTTTGGTGAATCATTCCAATGATATGAAGACTTTTACTGTAAATTAAATTTGTATCTACAGTTGTGCTCTGTTGGCCGTGATTTCTTTCTAATGGAAATCATGTGCCACTACACAACGTCCTACTTTTTTTCTTCTGGTGGTTTGCAAACAATGAATTGggtgtaaataaagaaatgtcgTGTTGCCCCTCAGGGTAatctatggaagcccatttccgccactgtgatgaaaaaaaaaaaattttttatctcattattatgagatactacctcataattatgacttagcatctcattattatgagatactatctcataattatgacttagcatctcattattatgagatagtatctcattattatgacttagtatctcataattatgacttagcatctcataattatgacttagtatctcattattatgagatagtatctcataattatgacttagcatctcattattatgagatagtatctcataattatgacttagcatctcattattatgacttagtatctcattattatgagatagtatctcataattatgacttaacatctcattattatgagatagcatctcattattatgagatactatctcataattatgacttagcatctcataattatgacttagcatctcattattatgagatactatctcataattatgacttagcatctcattattataagatagtaactcataattatgacttagcatctcataattatgagataccaatttttttttttttcatcacagtggcggaaatgggcttccatagtaATCAGTGTCATTCATACAATACTAAAAAGCAGAGAGAGTTCAGGAGAGAGGCAACATCTCCACAACACAATTCCCCACCAGTAGTGTCTGAGCAGCTTTGAACAGAGGCAACCCTCATTTTTAAGGACAGGAGAGAAATTGACTTGAAGTCAGTGCTCAACATATAGAATATTTGATGAACAGTTTAGCTCAATCATCATCAATGTCCATTGtgttatttgattattttaaagaataaggaaaataaatcacaacCCAAATAATCTTTGAAAATACTGTGTGCAATTATTCCGTTGGTTATAGTTTATTCTATCAGTCATCAGATAAGAgttgttaaaatattttttacattattttatttctttctttgacCTCCTCAATATTCAATTTGCAGTAAAATGTACAGGATTAGCATTTACCTTGAAGGCCAGTTTGCACCAGTGTAGCAGTGTTTGCCAGACAGAAGACATGGCCCATGCTGAAGACTTTGCACATGTCAACATGGAGGAGCTCCAGGCTGGAGGAGAAGCCCACCCAGAGGAGCTCCATCTCCTTGCGCTGCTCCTCAGGCAGGCTCCTGTCCCGCAGGTGTGAGGTCAGGTGGCGGCAGATGGACACGGACAACTTTTGGGCCTTTTCTCTGGTTTGCCGCAGCTCGTCCCTGAGCTGCAAGCTGTCTGTGCATCCACCGACGCATGATGCCAAGTGCCGGTAACATGCCACCACctgaatgaagaaaaataaagaaatatttgaTTCTATTGTAATCAATATGTGGAGCTTCTGAGGAGATATCCACAACTGTACACGTCTCCAAGACAAATGCATTCAGACCCAATCAGTGCACGTTGACAGAAATAAacactgtgaatgtgtttaaTGGCTGTCATGCATGCATCTAAGGCCGCATGAATCAAGAACTGGAAAATGGTGGGGAAAGGAACAGTTAGTTGCATGATGTCAATCATACCGTAAAAGTGTTTCATTAACTTGTAGCATCATTTTACACCTGCAGGATTAGCAGCGCTGGTTTCAATGAAAAATATTATGAATAATCTCATTATCGTTGATCTATTTCTAGATAAGCCAAAGCAACCTTGGTTGCTCAGAGTACCAGCGGCTCATTTCAAGAcgtggacagaggaggagaaaagaaaagaaaacaatgactccattgttctgttttaatttttagTTTTCAAAGTTGTATTTTCATAAGATTTATATGTTTGATACtagtaaaaaaggaaaaatacctTATACCTACTCGATAGCTTACATTATCAGTTTGTCATTTACTTGTTTACTCTGTGTTCCACATAGGCCTACAATACACTGCTGAAAAGAAGCTCATTCAAGAAGGGcaatacaataatataacaTGCAGTAGTTTTCCCTGCAAACAGCAATGCTCCATAGTACCAAGAAAAACATGAACCATGATTGTTACAGTAAAGTCCTCTACAAAATCAGTACAGTACATTTTAGAAACTGTTAAGTAGAATATTTGCTTGTAACAGGGGGGAGCTTGACATGATCCTGACATTATCTAACACAGACGCTTGAATGATCACAAAGACGCAGTGGACCAAAAATGTCTTTTCATACAGAGTGCCTTTTTAGCCACAGGGGAGACAAAACCTGCTACAATGTCTTTAGTCTGTGAAAGACTCATAAGAGttacaaaaaggaaaatagGGAAGATGGTGTAATTAACAATGCTTTTAATACCCTTCTCTTCAATCTCATGCAATTTTAAATAGTCTTTCTATAGCTCAAACATTATTGTATGTAAAAGCATTGATGTAACCTGTCCACAAACTACAGTAATGAATGCAAGTAAGGAAAACACCAAAGCATAAACTGTTGAAATATGGATTTACCTTTATTAAAGACCCCACCAGAGCCTCTCCATCAGCCAAAGCCTTGTCAGAGCTGACTGTGCAATCATCTCCCACTTTGTTATTCACAAGTGGCATGAGGATGACTCGTCCAGAGTCTCGGACCAGACTCTGCCACAGCAGGCGAGATGCTGCCCCTTCACTTCTCTGGCGGCCCCTGCTCTGGTCCTCCTTCCCCTGGAAGATGCTTCATTCAGTGGCAGAGGGTCCAAGACGCACACTCAGTCCTGAGGCCTCATGATGCGTCGCAGTATATCCACTCGCCTTCAACTGTACTAAACATACTTTGTAGGctggatggaaaaaaaattacCCACAAAGAGCAAGATGTGGGAAAGTCAAAGTAAGGaggtaaatgttttttaaaaagtgtaataAAGTGATGCAACGCTTTGAGCAAGGTGCTAATCCTGTGACTGACCCCTTTGCACTGAGGCAGACTAAGACGTACAGCTAATCTCATTAACGAACACTGAGAGCAGcgagacagagcagcagctggctGTCCTGCACAATGGCCCTTTCACTCACTGAAGTGAGGCTGCGCTGCATTACCTCGTGCACACCACACTGGATACACTTCATTCACTTACGTATGCGATATGCAACATATCTCATTAACATGGTGTATATATTATCCTCAGATTTTTCTATGTTATATTGGcaaatatctaaatattttCCATAGACTGAGTTTAAAGAGATTAATAAATCCAAGTTGTACATGGCGTCTTCGTCCCTCTCAGGGTCTTCTGTGGTTCACTTCCCCTCAGGCCCCACAGATAATGGACAGCCTCGTTTGACCAGGCGGATGTAAAGTTCAGCGTGTACCGAACGAGAACTCCCTTGCGTGATGATTCTATAGCAGAGTatgtatgcatgcatgcatgtaatTCCCTTGCGTGATGTTTCTATAGCAGAGTATGTAGGCATTTAATTCCCTCGCGTGATGTTTCTATAGCCGAGTATGTATGCATGTACAACAAGCTTTTATCTGCAGAAAGCACACCTCAAAAGAGAGAAACCATACACTCGTGAGCTGTGGACATGAGATAacacccagcatgcactggggcTTGACGCATCATATAATGTGATTAAATTAATCACGATGGACGCTTTCAGGACTCTAATAGATTTTTTAttacaaatttaaaataacatagATTCTACCATAAATGAGAACCTCTCGTCGTTTCTCTGGGGTTGTTCCAGTTTCTTTCCCTTGTACCCTAAAAAAACATAACCCTCTCAGTGTTGTGCAGTCCGAGCAGTTTTCCTGAGCGTTCGGCCAGATGCACCTTTCCGTGGAGAGGTCACTGCCTCCCTGATGTTGGCAAGCAGGCCTCGCTTCACCTTTGGCTGCACAGGAGACTTCTGGGAGAACTTGGCAACTTCCACCTTCAGGGAGGCAATCTCCCGGTCCTTCTCAGCGTTCTGCCGGAGGAAGTCCTCCACTGATTTTGTCTACAAATATTCAACCCACATACAAAATGATTTCCATTCTGGGGACATGTGAAACAGCTGAAATTATATAATTCTTGAGGCCATTTTAAGTGCAATAAAAATTCTTGATgaattttcatacattttatgttttcatcattaACTTGCTGCCCTCAAACCCTTGCCCCACTTTGCACATGCCAACTTTTAAAGGATTTTCACCTGATCATCATAGTTCCTCTGCAGAACCTCCAGATCCGCTGATTTCTCCAGGGAACCATCCCTGACCTTCTGAAGCGTTTGACTTAGCTCCATCAGTCTTTTCTCTAGAGACAAAATCAACTGAAGACCAAATATTTTCTGTTGAATCAAAGTGACTACATATGTAGATCAAGCACAATATTGATCACAAGTCAAGTTCTTCAGAAGTTCTTGTGATTGTTACCTCTTGTTTATCTTCACAAATCCTCTCGATGGCACACTTTTCTTTGAAAAGACGTTTGTGTCTATCGTCTCCTGTGTGGATATAAAGAGGGATCTCTGCTATTATGGCGAGGCAGCACGGGTGAGTAGGGTAAAAGTGTTTACTTGTAGATATCCCCATGAAACTTCCCAAGCTGATGACTTAAGTCAAGACAGTCATTTGTAATACAAGTGTTCAGAAATGTTGTATTTGTTGacagataaattaaaatatgatttagGATCAATTccagaacaaattaaaatattgaataaacccagattcaaaatgtttgtttcatgtTATATTCACATAGTAAGTGTTAACAGAGGggattttaataaatgtaaacgAGTAAAATAAAGAGTTAGACGTTTCTCTCTACTTGTCTGAAAAAAACTCATGGAAGCAAAGTAGCCAAAATATCAAAGTACATGAACAAAGTTGTATTTTTGCCTGTAGTGTCAGTTCTTGTAAAATGTCCTATAAATCGAAAAAAATATAtccacaaataaacacagacccACTCAGGCTTAAAACAGTTATATTTAAAGGAAATTTCCTCAGAGCGTCACACactcacctgcagcttctggcAATTTGCAAGTCTGACATGACTGGTGTACTGATGGAACTGAAGACACTCTTCTGCTGTCCATCTCTGCCACTTGACATCTAAGGgcctacacacacacggtaAAACCAAATTCTGATGCTTAAACAACTCCTCCAAAAGCTTGGTTCGATAACACAACACTAGACATTACCAGGCTGCTATCAATCCAGTCTATTATTTGACAATTCAGCATCACATATGTATATCTTTGACCTAACCTGGAGATTTGAATGTGCACATCTGATATTAAGGCTGACCTGTTAACAACATACCTCTACTTTCTCCTCTTCGGCGATGAACTCATCCAGAGGCACGTAGTCGTCTTGCAGATTGTTCATGGCGCTCTGGTAAGCATGCTCTTTGATGGCATCCTTGTACATCTCAAAAGTGTTCTCCAGCTTTTCTTGGTAGCTCTCCTTCAGCTCATCAATTTGTCgactaaacatttaaaaagtctcTGGCTTTACATTTAAcaataaatgacaataaataaaagcatgtatTAAAGGCTTATGTATTCTGCACCAATCAGATAAATTAGCCAAACAGACTGAAACCACACTTGCCAGAATAACTAAATTTGACATACCTGCGGAGTTCTTCACTCTCCATGAGCTGCTGTATCATTGCATCTCCCATTTCCTTGCGAATCTCCATTTCCAGCACCAGGTTTCTTCTCCTTTCAGCCAGGAGTTTTGTTCGGAGGCTTTCTATCGCATTCACAAGCTCCTGAGAACATTTTAAGATCAAACGTTTACTCAAGAAATGGGCACATCACTCTACAATCCCTAATAAAACAGTATTGAATGACTTCTAATACGTATGATATGTGTATGAAACCAAGTCTGAATGTGATGTGGAGCAGTATGTTACATTCTGTGGCAGCAAAGACATGTCGGCCTCATTCTCCTCATCAAGCAGCTCATCTTCAGACAGGTAGCTCTCCAGGGCCTGGTTGTCAATCACCCCGTTCCTAATCAGAGGTTTGCCATCGCGGCCGACCAGACAAGGAGCCAGAGATCTCAGAGGTTTGTCGGGGATCACCTGCAACACCTGCAGCCAGAAGAGCAGAAGTTAGTGGTGCACTGGCTCATCCTACAGCTCCCTGAGATTCGTTCATGGTCGGATTCCTCTGACACCAACATGTCATCAGACTGACCTGTTTGGCGACGGCAGAGAATTTCATTACGTGGAGAGTCTCATCATAGGTG
The genomic region above belongs to Limanda limanda chromosome 20, fLimLim1.1, whole genome shotgun sequence and contains:
- the mcur1 gene encoding mitochondrial calcium uniporter regulator 1 (The sequence of the model RefSeq protein was modified relative to this genomic sequence to represent the inferred CDS: added 83 bases not found in genome assembly), which gives rise to MVVKQCHPRLKLFVLNHPEKKLHEPPAFNRNRAGRSSATVATVNTSRSLRGFAAAARCGFEEQPRGQRRAAGTEDLTGSAGAHMSVRELSTSVRTFQYDLKPEVPNSEGRKLFFDTHAVVRLFEDNGFTTQQAEVMVKVLVRMTASNMDVIYNDMVTKVQQEIMLQRVMSQISSVKKDMIILEKSEFSTLLAENEKLKIQILQLKVGLSDIMNKVRSDTILDMNLEKSRVKELKSQHEKMLLEMRTEIMEMTADQDRHLTQTNMKIDTEAAGLKTMLESHKLDTIKYLAGSVFTCLTVVLGFYRIWM
- the rgs9bp gene encoding regulator of G-protein signaling 9-binding protein, which translates into the protein MPLVNNKVGDDCTVSSDKALADGEALVGSLIKVVACYRHLASCVGGCTDSLQLRDELRQTREKAQKLSVSICRHLTSHLRDRSLPEEQRKEMELLWVGFSSSLELLHVDMCKVFSMGHVFCLANTATLVQTGLQGGGSEVAARALSLPDLNQAQTAAPDAGLEIQERGAMEQEISHIDHMIDDMEMKVNVLRWMVEPRGPQYADPLSSSDSASLALLSVDEEQPGHQPLCQRSLIFVLSLLMAVVLLAATLSVCVVFFS